Within the Enterococcus hirae ATCC 9790 genome, the region ATTCCGATTACTTGCTGCTTCGCCTAGTCCTTGTACTCGTGTCTGATTTGCCACTTGACCAAATTGATTCCCGACATCTAACAGAATAATTGCCACTAACAAAACGACTAAATGACTCCCTGCAACTAATAAAGCAACAAAACTGAGCGTTTGCATCGCAAGTCCCATTCCGACAATCTTTCTCTCGGAATAAGAATCAGACAACCGACCAACAATCGGTGCAGCTACTGCTCCTGATAGTCCAAAAATCGCCAAAATTCCTGCTTCAAATGTTCCCCAATGGTACACCGGACTACTGATATAAAAAATCAATGTTGACCAAAAAATCGAAAAAGTTCCAAACATAAAAAAGCCACTAATAGACGCTTCTCTCAATAAGCGTTGTGTTTTCACTAAATAAGGTAAACTTTTTAAGGAATCAAGATACGATACAGATGAAGTTGTTTTTATTTGCGTTCTTGGCATTTTCCAATACAATAATCCGGTCAAGATAGCCACTAACACTAAAGCAAAAAGATAAATCATCCGCCAAGAAAAGAGGCTTGCTACAATGCCCGAAACCGTCCGTGAAAGTAAGATCCCCACTAATAAACCGCTTAACAAGGTCCCCATCACTTTCCCTCTAGCCTTGGGTCCTGCCAATACTGCTCCATAGGGAATAATGATTTGAGGCACGATCGATAATAAGCCGATCAAAAAAGAAGCACACGCAAATAATGTAAATGACGGTGCAAAAAAGGCCGCTAATAATGAAATCGCAGAGAGTGCAGCCATTCGGATAATCAGCTTCGGACGATCGACTACATCCCCTAATGGCACCAAAAACAACAAACCTAACGCATAACCAAGTTGAGTCAACATCGTCAAAATACCAATCGCACTTGTGCTAACCGATAAACTGGTTGCCACTTTCGTACCGATCGGTTGGATATAATACATATTCGCTACTACCACACCACAAGTAATTGATAAGAGCAAAATCAGTGAAGATGTTAACGTCGTTTTTTCATTTTTATCCATTTATCTCCCTCATTTCCTTTATTAGTTTACAACTTCTTAGAAAAATTGGGAATAGGAAAGTTCAGTGTTTTACTACTTTATTAAACATAAGTTATCGTGAAATTAAAATAAAAATGAATCTTAAAAGTATAGAACGAAATCAAAGGGATATTTCTTTTAATCATTGATAATATCAATTATTTTACATGTCGTTTTCTACGATCCTTGTAAATAATTACCACTAGAAGTGTCAAAATAAGGACACTAGCTACTAACAACAAAGCCGTCTTACTATAGCCATGAAATAACGCTTCGCCTCCACAAGCATAAAGAATCGAGGAAGGAATCACGCCAATCACGATTGATAAAATGATGTCACGAATTTGTAGATTTAACGTCATCGCTGCAAAGTTGATAACGGAAGAAGGGATCACAGGAACCATGTACCCCACCATTACGCCAATTTTGGGATGTTTCATATTGCGGATCGCTGTTACCCAGCGATTGGATTTTTTTGAATGATCAAACAGCTTTAAATGTTGCATTAAAAAAATCGATAACA harbors:
- a CDS encoding TVP38/TMEM64 family protein, which encodes MKTKKLRVFLIIIGLLLILFIGYRLYLEYQTDIQMFLDPKTSRQALLDQIRSHGFRTALFLILLISVMCAVPGIPTSVIGVLVGLSYGPLLGTLINVSGNAFGNMLSIFLMQHLKLFDHSKKSNRWVTAIRNMKHPKIGVMVGYMVPVIPSSVINFAAMTLNLQIRDIILSIVIGVIPSSILYACGGEALFHGYSKTALLLVASVLILTLLVVIIYKDRRKRHVK
- a CDS encoding MFS transporter; its protein translation is MDKNEKTTLTSSLILLLSITCGVVVANMYYIQPIGTKVATSLSVSTSAIGILTMLTQLGYALGLLFLVPLGDVVDRPKLIIRMAALSAISLLAAFFAPSFTLFACASFLIGLLSIVPQIIIPYGAVLAGPKARGKVMGTLLSGLLVGILLSRTVSGIVASLFSWRMIYLFALVLVAILTGLLYWKMPRTQIKTTSSVSYLDSLKSLPYLVKTQRLLREASISGFFMFGTFSIFWSTLIFYISSPVYHWGTFEAGILAIFGLSGAVAAPIVGRLSDSYSERKIVGMGLAMQTLSFVALLVAGSHLVVLLVAIILLDVGNQFGQVANQTRVQGLGEAASNRNNTVFMFMYFIGGATGSLLGTTMWQQFGWLGVTLTGLAFQLCAYICQYIIFQKRLR